In Shewanella sp. GD04112, the sequence GAGCCACAGTAAGTTATTAATGCGACGGTTAGATAATTGACGGGTATTATCTGCTCTCACCATTTGCATTAACTGCTGACGATAAAAATCGACCTGCGATAGGGTGATCTCATTCATCAATGTATTGCCAAATTGTGGGATCAGATACTTATCTAAAACGTTTTGTATGGTGTTTCTATAGCTATTTTTCCACGTCGCCTTTTTGCGTTCAAACCACTGATAGGCAAAATCATTGAAAAATGGATATTCACGATCAGGATGTTTCTCACGCTGCAACAGCTCAAATTGAGCGATTTTTTTTACTTTTGGGGAAATAATCACGGTATTGGAAGCAGCCTAAGTCTATCTCTGCATTCATTTTTTTGAGTGTTGTCTTGGCAGTTGCAAGGTTTTTAGGTGTGGCCAGCATTTTTGTGCCTTTGCCTAGACGCTTACTCATTAACATTACTTTGATTTGGTATCTAACATCATATATTATTGCTGTGTTAACTATTCACACAAATAGGTGGAAACATGTCACGGACAACCAGTGTTACTATCGGATCACAGTTAGATGAATTTGTCAGTCAGCTTATTTCGTCAGGTCGCTATGGCTCGACAAGCGAAGTTGTTCGTTCTGCCTTACGACTATTAGAAAGACAAGAAAACCAGACGATAGCTTTGAAAATGGCGATTGAAGCTGGTGAGCAAAGTGGTGAATGCGCATTATCACTTCATGACATCGCTGCAATGGTGAAACAAAAGCACAATGTATAAACTTTCCAACCTTGCTGCCGAAGACTTTGAGCGAATTTTTGAATACACCCTATTGAACTTTGGTGTTAAGCAAGCGGATGACTATACGGTAAGTATGCATAATGCTTTGTTGGCAATCACTGAGCAGCCTCTAATGGGGCATGAGTGTCCAGAAATTGCTAAAGAACTTCGACGTCATAATCATCATAAACATGCGATTTTCTATAAAAAACAGACTTATGGGATCTACATCCTCCGCATCCTTCATCAACAAATGGAACCATTACGGTATTTTTATCCAGATACTGAGTGACTTCTCACCGCCCTATCGTGTGATGCTTTTTATTTCGTTAGCCGCTGCTCGATAGTATCGAAACTTACGCAGCTTCCATAAGCAGAAATGACCGTCCAGCCGCCTTTAATTCTAGAACTCTTGAATTGCTGGGTTGGCCGTATCTTGATGTTGATCCGCGAGCTATCAGCCAAGCACTCGATATTGCACCTTAACATGAAGTTATACATTGTATAACCCCATATTTGGTGGTAGCATGTTTAAACAATGTAT encodes:
- a CDS encoding type II toxin-antitoxin system ParD family antitoxin, coding for MSRTTSVTIGSQLDEFVSQLISSGRYGSTSEVVRSALRLLERQENQTIALKMAIEAGEQSGECALSLHDIAAMVKQKHNV
- a CDS encoding type II toxin-antitoxin system RelE/ParE family toxin, encoding MYKLSNLAAEDFERIFEYTLLNFGVKQADDYTVSMHNALLAITEQPLMGHECPEIAKELRRHNHHKHAIFYKKQTYGIYILRILHQQMEPLRYFYPDTE
- a CDS encoding N-terminal phage integrase SAM-like domain-containing protein, with amino-acid sequence MIISPKVKKIAQFELLQREKHPDREYPFFNDFAYQWFERKKATWKNSYRNTIQNVLDKYLIPQFGNTLMNEITLSQVDFYRQQLMQMVRADNTRQLSNRRINNLLWLIVSMVSLAAEEYKFEYPLRRYRSLKEEKAESHPMTIKEVEDVKLALGTFYPLISRFAMLVSIDILPALKHGDSYS